Proteins encoded within one genomic window of Thalassophryne amazonica chromosome 23, fThaAma1.1, whole genome shotgun sequence:
- the LOC117505080 gene encoding protein mono-ADP-ribosyltransferase PARP15-like, whose product MWRQLHAIMKTGFNRRYAGQNGTLCGFGTYFAVSAGYSANPIYSKTAVDGSQLMFVARVLTGSYTLGQNTMKVPPPRNTLQPHDLYDSVVDNLESPNMFVVFHDDQAYPDYLITFK is encoded by the exons ATGTGGAGACAATTGCACGCCATCATGAAAACTGGGTTCAACAGGCGCTACGCTGGGCAAAATG GGACTCTGTGCGGTTTTGGAACATACTTTGCTGTCAGCGCCGGGTACTCAGCCAACCCCATCTACTCTAAAACAGCTGTTGATGGTTCCCAGCTGATGTTTGTGGCCCGAGTCCTGACTGGTAGCTACACCCTGGGACAGAACACCATGAAAGTGCCTCCACCTCGCAACACCCTGCAGCCACATGACCTGTACGACAGCGTGGTGGATAACTTAGAGAGCCCCAACATGTTTGTGGTGTTCCATGATGACCAAGCGTACCCAGACTATCTCATCACCTTCAAGTGA
- the LOC117504772 gene encoding protein mono-ADP-ribosyltransferase PARP15-like produces the protein MGLFRLHPKQSHVCWWFLATKMCYQEVCRQVNQYQQGQEICKSLACNLDELTLTVGGRVKLQLVQGDIAKETTDAVVNTTNFINFNTSTCKAILAKAGPEVEAALKTAKVDAGGIFVTQPGNFPCKIIFHVSGKGNTKTVEELVLDIISRCETAKLNSVAIPAICVGPGNLKPEAVAGAIFRAVHTSTSSALFNYLSTIRIILFETNVFLAFKQKAIQRFPSAAMSTASTL, from the exons ATGGGACTGTTCAGGCTCCACCCCAAACAGTCACATGTGTGCTGGTGGTTCCTGGCCACAAAAATG tGTTACCAAGAGGTCTGCCGTCAGGTCAACCAGTACCAGCAAGGTCAAG AAATTTGCAAATCTCTCGCCTGTAACCTTGATGAACTCACACTAACCGTGGGAGGCAGAGTCAAACTACAGCTGGTGCAGGGAGACATCGCCAAGGAGACAACCGATGCTGTCGTGAACACAACAAACTTCATTAATTTTAATACAA GCACATGTAAGGCCATCTTAGCTAAAGCTGGACCAGAAGTGGAGGCTGCTCTAAAAACCG CAAAAGTGGATGCAGGAGGAATTTTTGTCACCCAGCCTGGCAACTTCCCTTGCAAAATCATTTTTCATGTGAGCGGAAAAGGGAACACGAAAACTGTTGAAGAACTGGTGCTTGACATCATTTCACGCTGTGAAACCGCCAAACTCAACTCTGTGGCCATTCCTGCCATCTGTGTCG GACCTGGTAATCTCAAACCTGAGGCTGTTGCAGGTGCCATCTTCCGAGCAGTCCACACTTCCACTTCCTCTGCTTTATTCAACTACCTGTCCACCATCCGCATAATTCTGTTTGAGACCAATGTTTTCCTGGCATTCAAGCAGAAAGCCatccaaaggtttccttctgctGCCATGAGCACAG CATCCACGCTCTAG
- the LOC117505328 gene encoding protein mono-ADP-ribosyltransferase PARP15-like, translating to MKQSIFQIVGLSETNVEHAMAKMKQLYQTQCATETIDIEGFTDQDMKYVMDTMATVSLHYAKEESDKGVLKITGPKDGINTLRIKMIARKKSIFRKEVRARDEDKLYSQVSWCIMGADNNWEKLPMKANYDLEMNDVMGGIMDAQQIQWTVDRSMTAQTGGQTRQLKRLQNLQDFNLPLYWDNMTADENLKVVQLQSTSAEYRKVKSEFRKTAANPIIKIERVQNIYLRCAYEVHHRRISDNNRQLGQDIERTLYHGTTEDSCKSIMTSGFNRSYCGQNATVFGFGTYFAVDASYSTNLTYSKPAADGSQFMLVARVLTGSYTVGHKDMKVPPARNAQQPHNLYDSVVNNLNKPTMFVVFHDYQAYPDYLITFKSPSSQVYKCRKYITS from the exons ATGAAACAATCCATCTTCCAGATTGTGGGTCTTTCTGAAACCAATGTGGAGCATGCCATGGCCAAGATGAAACAGCTGTATCAGACTCAATGCGCCACAGAAACCATAGACATTGAAGGCTTCACTGACCAGGACATGAAATATGTGATGGATACGATGGCAACTGTAAGCTTGCATTATGCTAAGGAGGAGTCTGACAAAGGTGTACTGAAAATAACTGGGCCAAAAGATGGCATTAACACACTGAGAATTAAGATGATTGcaagaaaaaaaagtatattcAGAAAAGAGGTGAGAGCCAGGGATGAAGACAAGTTGTACAGTCAAGTATCTTGGTGCATAATGGGAGCCGACAACAACTGGGAAAAACTCCCCATGAAAGCCAATTATGACCTGGAAATGAATGATGTAATGGGAGGAATCATGGATGCACAGCAGATACAATGGACTGTGGACCGTAGCATGACGGCGCAAACAGGTGGTCAAACAAGACAGCTGAAGCGACTTCAAAACCTACAAG ACTTTAATCTTCCTCTGTACTGGGACAACATGACTGCTGATGAAAATCTGAAAGTGGTTCAACTGCAGTCTACTTCTGCTGAGTACAGGAAAGTAAAGAGTGAATTCAGAAAAACTGCCGCCAATCCCATAATAAAA ATTGAGCGTGTGCAGAACATCTATCTCAGATGTGCCTATGAAGTGCATCACAGACGCATTTCTGATAACAACAGACAACTTGGGCAAGACATTGAAAGGACTCTGTACCACGGGACCACTGAAGACAGCTGCAAATCCATCATGACAAGTGGCTTCAACAGGAGCTACTGTGGCCAAAATG CAACTGTATTTGGATTTGGAACATACTTTGCAGTAGATGCCAGCTATTCAACCAACCTCACCTACTCTAAACCAGCTGCTGATGGTTCCCAGTTCATGCTTGTGGCCCGAGTACTGACTGGTAGCTACACGGTCGGCCACAAGGATATGAAAGTGCCTCCGGCTCGCAATGCCCAGCAACCACATAACCTCTACGACAGCGTGGTGAATAATTTAAACAAACCCaccatgtttgttgtttttcatgattacCAAGCCTACCCAGACTATCTCATCACCTTCAAGTCACCTTCAAGTCAAGTTTATAAGTGCAGAAAATACATCACATCTTAA
- the f13a1b gene encoding coagulation factor XIII A chain, which yields MSDQGAVVTPSPPPPAPTGPPPKLTNRGRTTDTVASSNVDTADFPELEYFVAPGPRGFPLLTEFQDVTKVNMLKEQHGNNKKQHHTSLYNSNFLIVRRGQEFEVRITFSRTFKAADDKFALEFVIGSSPNYNKGTYIPVFPTQERQSSWVGRVTGMSDNVVTMGVTPAADCIVGKYHMFVAVLTPLGIRRTKRDSSQDLYILFNPWVAADAVFLDDEKERDECVMTEAGIIYHGAYDDVAERSWNYAQFNYGILDACLYIMDKAEMPITNRGDPIKVARKASAMLNSRDDDGVLLGNWSGDYTYGVAPTSWTGSTDILLTYATSRAPVGFAQCWVYAAVFNTFLRCLGIPSRVVTNYFSSHDNNGNLKTDIILDENGRIDRHRTKDSIWNYHCWNECYMSRPDLPPGFGGWQVVDATPQETSDGLYRCGPASVKAIKHGEVCYPFDAPFVFAEVNSDVVFYARMKDGTMEPVKVNPTHVGRMVLTKAPGDFTRRDITTQYKFPEGTREERTVLEKAETYGCHREKSEPPPADVDLVLPALEVSVGDDFELSLEFVNRSNQQRTVDAYVSGSVMYYTGVISSEFLFRTPSVTVETNKSVKELMYVESKRYMNKLVEQSNLYFIATGKVQETGQIVTAMKVVTLHNPKISVKVSGVSKVNEEMIATVEFKNPFSYSLEGVYVRMEGPGVMLPRNKYYSLIPGGSSLTWSENFSPQRAGPTQLIVTLDCAALRQVHSQTSFTVEQ from the exons ATGTCTGACCAAGGTGCCGTCGTGACTCCTTCCCCGCCGCCCCCCGCCCCCACTGGCCCACCACCCAAGCTGACCAACCGAGGTCGCACCACAGACACCGTCGCCAGCTCCAACGTAGACACGGCAGACTTTCCTGAGCTTGAGTACTTTGTTGCACCGGGTCCGAGAGGGTTTCCACTGCTGACGG AATTTCAGGACGTCACAAAAGTGAACATGCTGAAGGAGCAGCATGGAAACAACAAGAAGCAGCACCACACCTCGTTGTACAACTCTAACTTCCTCATCGTACGTAGAGGTCAGGAGTTTGAGGTTAGGATCACTTTCAGCCGCACCTTCAAGGCTGCTGACGACAAGTTCGCTCTGGAGTTTGTCATCG GATCCAGCCCGAACTACAACAAGGGCACCTACATTCCTGTCTTTCCCACTCAGGAGCGTCAAAGCTCTTGGGTGGGACGCGTCACCGGCATGTCGGACAATGTGGTCACCATGGGCGTCACCCCCGCAGCAGACTGCATCGTGGGCAAGTACCACATGTTCGTGGCCGTGCTGACACCCCTCGGCATCCGCAGGACAAAACGGGACAGCAGCCAAGACCTTTATATTCTCTTCAATCCGTGGGTGGCAG CCGATGCCGTGTTTCTGGATGACGAGAAAGAGAGGGATGAATGTGTGATGACCGAGGCGGGGATCATCTACCACGGCGCCTACGACGATGTGGCTGAGAGGTCCTGGAACTATGCACAG TTTAACTACGGGATACTGGATGCCTGTTTGTACATCATGGACAAGGCCGAGATGCCCATCACCAACAGAGGAGACCCCATCAAGGTGGCACGGAAAGCCTCGGCCATG CTGAACAGCCGTGATGACGACGGCGTGTTGTTGGGGAACTGGAGCGGCGACTACACCTATGGCGTAGCCCCCACCTCCTGGACAGGCAGCACGGACATTCTCCTGACCTATGCCACCAGCAGGGCGCCCGTCGGCTTCGCTCAGTGCTGGGTGTACGCCGCCGTCTTCAACACCT TCCTGCGCTGTCTCGGCATCCCGTCCCGGGTCGTCACCAACTACTTCTCCTCCCATGACAACAACGGAAACCTGAAGACTGACATTATCCTGGATGAGAATGGCAGGATTGACCGTCACCGGACCAAAGATTCTATCTG GAACTATCATTGCTGGAATGAGTGCTACATGTCCCGACCAGATCTCCCACCGGGATTCGGAGGCTGGCAGGTTGTGGACGCAACGCCACAGGAGACCAGCGACG GTTTGTACCGATGTGGACCGGCGTCAGTCAAGGCCATCAAACACGGGGAGGTGTGCTACCCATTCGACGCTCCCTTTGTGTTTGCTGAG GTTAACAGCGATGTGGTGTTTTACGCCCGCATGAAAGACGGAACCATGGAGCCGGTCAAAGTCAACCCGACTCACGTGGGCCGCATGGTCCTGACCAAAGCACCAGGAGACTTTACCCGCCGTGACATCACTACGCAGTACAAGTTTCCTGAAG GCACTCGCGAAGAGCGGACCGTCCTTGAAAAGGCAGAGACTTACGGCTGTCACCGAGAGAAGTCCGAGCCTCCTCCAGCTGACGTGGACCTGGTCCTGCCCGCTCTGGAGGTGAGCGTGGGCGACGACTTTGAGCTGAGCCTGGAGTTCGTAAACCGCAGTAATCAGCAGCGCACTGTGGATGCTTACGTCAGCGGCAGTGTGATGTATTACACTGGCGTCATTTCCTCCGAGTTCCTCTTCAGGACTCCTTCAGTTACCGTTGAGACGAACAAAA GTGTGAAGGAGTTAATGTATGTCGAGTCGAAGAGATACATGAACAAGCTCGTGGAGCAGTCGAACCTCTACTTCATCGCGACGGGGAAGGTCCAAGAAACAGGACAGATAGTCACTGCCATGAAAGTCGTCACCCTGCACAATCCCAAAATCTCTGTCAAG GTGTCCGGCGTCTCCAAAGTCAACGAAGAGATGATAGCAACTGTGGAGTTCAAGAACCCCTTCAGCTATAGCTTGGAGGGGGTCTACGTCCGCATGGAAGGACCAGGAGTTATGTTGCCTCGGAATAAATATTACAG TTTGATCCCAGGAGGCTCTTCCCTGACCTGGTCTGAGAATTTCAGCCCGCAGAGGGCTGGTCCCACCCAGCTGATCGTCACTCTGGACTGTGCCGCTCTCAGGCAGGTTCACAGCCAGACGTCCTTCACCGTGGAGCAGTGA
- the si:dkey-185m8.2 gene encoding trichohyalin gives MVLFTRGNELGLVSMEQRILSSGPALQRLLQKCGNRYHVLDRRSKGEGLQLQELIRKLELMVEGKKEGSGYFKMDNTVLLGLEADKKRRAKERRKKQRQMEAQIQRGSIRDAIINDGLQVSELDAHHSFSKVSRRLPEIRLVLLGERETGKSSAGNAILGRAGIFQAGAVTEECICHMEDLAMRLVTVVDTPGWEGGVAGTTQERVKREIVASVTLCPPGPHALLLTLRVDTLVRAGHVREHLELLGEGVWRHTVLLFTHGDQLREGVDIEQHIQSGGRELQWLLERCKGRYHIISSTDGGSTSTQVTELLEKIEKMAAGNRCEAFSGLVQEVRDLSRQKNDKFKRRLKEMGDKMLRQEAELKKMREREMKSIRWFFDRKKKFKSAGKVEAERDEGEDEEKGSSERINEMSELEERIQWLTEDKEREIQDLSLEKERNLAALQQSGQERAEVMLKLEMKEREIEELTERIDEQQAKVHDLERASVENKQEMKRRAEAFRVREREWRREEEKLRTNIELQKKERAEWMEKACSLEAEVDECKKQHNHFLLWQEGEDKRRMEEKNREMAEVEGKLRCEMERKLLEEDKEKEELKRAVLDREATLESLRQNKRDAEEKINEQIKEMEREMQEKQKEIENIKLLHQEEMDRKISQIEKEMERTRAQGQEERVKNMEEREEAMERVKEKHRHEIRAMKEEKQKEEEELKQHFVKDTEKRLQAKEREITEMKAKFAAKLEEISQENEKEKEIIHQRHKEDETQKMQEKEKETESLKLQQEEEMRRKTNEIKKVTDAKRAELERKLKEKETELNKVQKQFDQVKELEKERQREIKELREQFAEESEKQQQEKERKINELQQKHEAQIDEMWLENKKEKETINLSHQKHMMQKMQEKEKEIENLKLHHEEEMSRKMNEMMDVKTAALERQLKEKETDLNKVQKQLDHLMKERQREIKELREQFAEESEKQQQENEREIKELQQKHEAQIDEMWLENKKEKETINLSHQKHMMQKIQEKEKVIESLKLHHEEEMSRKINEMKEMMDAKRAELERQLKKRETDLNKVQKQLGDLEKERHREIKELREQFAEESEKQLQEKEREIKELQQKHEAQIDETWLENKKEKEIINLTHQKHMMQKIQEKEKETESLKLHHEEEMSRKMNEMKEMMDAKRAELERQLKEKETNLNKVQKQLGDLEKERHREIKELRKQFAEESEKQLQEREREIKELQQKHEAQIDETWLENKKEKEIINLSHQTDMMQKMQERNKEMEELKNQYVMEMQRKQREHESTKEKLIEVEHRLEEKEREIEEMKMRVNEMMLQSAEKEEAHLKETKQVEQSLKKREGEKEALKEDLKQLEQKLHQIEEENLNHLKTLQQKNEENETLKLHIKNTEIILQTSEEAREQILQKEKKEAEERTKELEVMKLEVLHDTDRKLKEKESEIERMKQEAEIREKRWREEQKKKEEKAESQANRLMDIIDNKTKEITCIAGQRDAAIDEARKTSETYLREMEELRESSKTEQRQKDKEVMEKLRERDEELEHLRKKDEENDKEVTQLRQTIDQTKSELKELTSKMEREMTDMIEEYEKEILRRAGAAEKEKENTVSGLQRLEEESQRSLLDVIQKYEQSQRKVEELQEQNEKMRRERDDGERKVKEMREHLEQVNSEQSEINSVLEVREEEVRTLREANDKLRVEIDDIKERFGESEPEVLKQGFEKRQRKASESQNEEELNKKGHKLHLKVEARTSESKDEELRKREASLEVKERNIEQKEAELKYLLKALEGKQKELNSHGLDLQKKVKGLKEQGKELKDKECHLRSEEQGLLEWKSELETRNQHVIETMQQLEQMRKKLMVLQEKLQNREKDLKVSAEKLTTWQKCLEEREAELCAKQEVCESKKEQRGEEVTDWFDFTDADFCVDVDEEEVFETGKEADRGNIPKTAQSAADSKTLKEMEMFEETQGTRDKGDKQEIERTSADFKVLSQGNIRNKYSSGSDLRVVLLGEMWSPRSPAGVTTILGREEVLKPVRSSFRSWRGQIAGRHLSVVEPLGLRWRNGPDSHTNSTQKRSLLSSLTWCHPGPHAVLLVIPAFLNCTQKYKHAVEEHMSLFGEGIWQRTMVLFTWGETLRESAEQHVLRSGELMGLVERCGGRYHILSSKKSPATVEALLEKIEDMAASTRRETHVV, from the exons ATGGTGCTGTTCACCAGAGGAAACGAACTGGGCCTCGTGTCCATGGAACAACGCATCCTCAGCAGTGGACCTGCACTCCAAAGACTGCTCCAGAAGTGTGGGAACAGATACCACGTCTTAGACAGAAGAAGCAAAGGGGAGGGGCTGCAGCTCCAAGAGCTGATAAGGAAGCTGGAGCTGATGGTGGAGGGGAAGAAGGAGGGAAGTGGctattttaaaatggacaacacagTCCTGTTGGGACTGGAGGCAGACAAGAAGAGGAGAGCGAAGGAGAGGAGGAAGAAACAGAGGCAGATGGAGGCACAGATACAGAGAGGATCCATCAGAGACGCCATCATCA ATGATGGTCTCCAGGTCTCTGAGCTTGATGCCCACCATTCCTTTTCCAAGGTGTCTCGACGTCTACCTGAGATCAGGCTGGTTCTCCTGggtgagagagagacaggaaaAAGTTCTGCTGGGAATGCCATCCTGGGAAGAGCGGGGATCTTCCAGGCAGGCGCAGTAACGGAGGAGTGCATCTGTCACATGGAGGACCTTGCCATGAGACTGGTGACGGTGGTGGACACGCCGGGCTGGGAGGGAGGTGTGGCAGGCACAACGCAAGAAAGAGTGAAAAGGGAGATTGTGGCGAGTGTGACGCTGTGCCCTCCGGGGCCTCATGCGCTACTGCTGACTCTGAGGGTGGACACACTGGTGAGGGCAGGACATGTGAGGGAACATCTGGAGCTTCTTGGAGAAGGCGTGTGGAGACACACGGTTTTGTTATTCACCCATGGAGATCAGCTCCGAGAGGGGGTGGACATTGAACAGCACATccagagtggaggcagagagCTACAGTGGCTGTTGGAGAGGTGCAAAGGCAGGTACCACATCATCAGCAGCACAGATGGAGGCAGCACCTCCACACAGGTGACAGAGCTTCTGGAGAAGATCGAAAAGATGGCAGCAGGGAACCGATGTGAGGCCTTCTCCGGCCTTGTTCAGGAGGTCAGGGATCTAAGCAGACAAAAGAATGACAAGTTCAAGCGGCGCCTGAAGGAGATGGGAGATAAGATGCTCCGTCAGGAGGCCGAGCTGAAGAAGATGAGGGAACGAGAGATGAAGAGCATCAGGTGGTTTTTTGACAGGAAGAAGAAGTTTAAATCAGCCGGGAAGGTAGAAGCTGAAAGGGACGAAGGAGAGGATGAGGAGAAGGGGAGCAGTGAAAGGATAAATGAAATGAGTGAACTAGAGGAGAGGATACAGTGGCTGACGgaggacaaagagagagagattcAAGATCTGAGCCTAGAAAAGGAGCGAAACCTCGCAGCACTACAGCAGAGTGGACAGGAGAGGGCAGAGGTCATGCTCAAACTAGAGATGAAGGAGCGAGAGATCGAAGAGCTGACAGAAAGAATCGACGAGCAACAGGCAAAGGTACACGACCTGGAACGTGCCAGCGTAGAAAACAAGCAGGAGATGAAAAGGCGAGCTGAAGCTTTTAGAGTGAGGGAACGGGAgtggaggagagaggaggagaaacTGAGAACAAATATAGAGCTGCAAAAGAAAGAGAGAgcagagtggatggagaaagccTGTTCTTTAGAAGCAGAAGTGGATGAGTGTAAAAAGCAACATAATCATTTTCTTTTGTGGCAGGAAGGAGAGGACAAGAGAAGAATGGAAGAGAAAAACAGGGAGATGGCAGAAGTGGAAGGAAAGCTGAGGTGTGAGATGGAAAGAAAACTTCTCGAAGAAGACAAAGAGAAAGAAGAACTGAAACGAGCTGTCCTCGACAGAGAGGCAACGCTGGAGAGCCTCCGACAAAACAAGAGAGATGCGGAGGAGAAAATCAATGAGCAAATaaaagagatggagagagagatgcaagaaaaacagaaagaaatagAGAACATCAAGCTGTTGCATCAGGAGGAAATGGACAGAAAAATCAGTCAAATAGAAAAAGAGATGGAAAGGACGAGAGCTCAAGGCCAAGAAGAGAGAGTTAAAAACATGGAAGAAAGGGAAGAAGCCATGGAGAGGGTTAAAGAGAAGCACCGCCACGAGATAAGGGCCAtgaaagaagaaaaacagaaagaggAGGAAGAGCTGAAGCAGCACTTTGTGAAAGATACGGAGAAAAGGCTGcaagcaaaagagagagagataacAGAAATGAAAGCAAAGTTTGCCGCCAAGCTCGAGGAAATCAGTCAAGAAAATGAAAAGGAGAAAGAAATTATTCATCAGAGGCACAAAGAAGATGAAACACAAAAAATGCAGGAGaaggagaaagagacagagagcttAAAACTGCAGCAGGAGGAAGAGATGAGAAGAAagacaaatgaaattaaaaaagtAACGGATGCAAAAAGAGCCGAACTGGAAAGAAAACTGAAAGAAAAGGAGACAGAGTTAAACAaagtccaaaaacagtttgatcaAGTAAAAGAGTTggagaaagaaagacagagagaaattAAAGAGCTGAGAGAACAGTTTGCAGAAGAAAGTGAGAAACAACAGCaggaaaaggagagaaaaataAACGAATTACAGCAAAAGCACGAGGCCCAAATAGACGAAATGTGGCtagaaaacaaaaaagagaaagaaacaattaaTCTTAGTCATCAAAAGCACATGATGCAAAAAATGCAGGAGAAGGAGAAAGAGATAGAGAACTTAAAACTGCACCACGAGGAAGAGATGAgcagaaaaatgaatgaaatgatggATGTAAAAACAGCTGCACTGGAAAGACAACTGAAAGAAAAGGAGACAGACTTAAACAAAGTCCAAAAACAGCTTGATCATTTGATGaaggaaagacagagagaaatTAAAGAGCTGAGAGAACAGTTTGCAGAAGAAAGTGAGAAACAACAGCAGGAAAACGAGAGAGAAATAAAAGAATTACAGCAAAAGCACGAGGCCCAAATAGACGAAATGTGGCTGGAAAacaaaaaggagaaagaaacaattAATCTTAGTCATCAAAAGCACATGATGCAAAAAATTCAGGAGAAGGAGAAAGTGATAGAGAGCTTAAAACTGCACCACGAAGAAGAGATGAGCAGAAAAATTAATGAAATGAAAGAAATGATGGATGCAAAAAGAGCTGAACTGGAAAGACAACTGAAAAAAAGGGAGACAGACTTAAACAAAGTCCAAAAACAGCTTGGTGATCTGGAGAAAGAAAGACACAGAGAAATTAAAGAACTGAGAGAACAGTTTGCAGAAGAAAGTGAGAAACAACTGcaggaaaaagagagagaaataaaagaaTTACAGCAAAAGCACGAGGCCCAAATAGACGAAACGTGGctggaaaacaaaaaagaaaaagaaataattaaTCTTACTCATCAAAAGCACATGATGCAAAAAATTCAGGAGaaggagaaagagacagagagcttAAAACTGCACCACGAGGAAGAGATGAgcagaaaaatgaatgaaatgaaagaaaTGATGGATGCAAAAAGAGCTGAACTGGAAAGACAACTGAAAGAAAAGGAGACAAACTTAAACAAAGTCCAAAAACAGCTTGGTGATCTGGAGAAAGAAAGACACAGAGAAATTAAAGAACTGAGAAAACAGTTTGCAGAAGAAAGTGAGAAACAACtgcaggaaagagagagagaaataaaagaaTTACAGCAAAAGCACGAGGCCCAAATAGACGAAACGTGGCTggaaaacaaaaaagagaaagaaataattAATCTCAGTCACCAAACCGATATGATGCAAAAAATGCaggaaagaaataaagaaatggaAGAGTTGAAAAATCAGTATGTCATGGAAATGCAGAGAAAACAGCGAGAACATGAAAGCACAAAAGAAAAGCTCATAGAGGTGGAGCACAGATtggaagaaaaagaaagagaaattGAAGAGATGAAGATGAGAGTGAATGAAATGATGCTGCAAAGTGCAGAGAAAGAGGAGGCTCATTTAAAGGAAACCAAACAAGTGGAGCAAAGCTTGAAAAAAAGGGAGGGAGAAAAAGAAGCACTGAAAGAAGATTTGAAACAGCTGGAACAAAAGCTGCACCAGATAGAAGAGGAGAACTTAAACCACTTGAAAACCCTCCAGCAAAAAAACGAAGAAAACGAAACGTTAAAACTGCACATCAAGAATACTGAAATAATCCTGCAAACATCAGAGGAAGCGAGGGAGCAAATCCTTCAAAAGGAAAAGAAAGAGGCAGAAGAGAGAACGAAAGAGCTGGAAGTGATGAAGCTGGAGGTTTTACATGACACCGACAGAAAGCTAAAAGAAAAGGAAAGCGAGATAGAACGGATGAAACAGGAAGCTGAGATCAGGGAGAAAAGATGGAGAGAAGAgcagaagaagaaggaggagaagGCAGAGAGCCAGGCAAACAGACTGATGGACATCATAGACAACAAAACGAAAGAGATCACATGTATTGCTGGCCAGAGAGACGCTGCAATCGACGAGGCGAGAAAGACGAGTGAAACCTACTTGAGAGAAATGGAAGAGCTGAGAGAGAgcagcaaaacagaacagaggcaaaaagacaaagaagtgaTGGAAAAACTGCGCGAGAGAGATGAAGAGCTTGAACACCTGAGGAAGAAAGACGAGGAGAACGACAAAGAGGTCACACAGCTGAGGCAAACGATCGATCAAACCAAGTCCGAGCTGAAGGAGCTGACGAGCAAGATGGAGAGAGAGATGACCGACATGATCGAGGAGTACGAAAAGGAgatcctgagaagggccggagcCGCGGAGAAGGAGAAGGAGAACACTGTGAGCGGACTGCAACGCCTGGAGGAAGAAAGCCAGCGAAGCCTTTTGGACGTCATCCAGAAATATGAGCAAAGTCAGAGGAAAGTCGAGGAGCTGCAGGAGCAAAATGAGAAGATGAGAAGAGAAAGAGATGATGGTGAGAGAAAAGTGAAGGAGATGAGGGAACATCTGGAACAGGTAAACAGTGAGCAATCTGAAATCAATAGTGTTCTGGAAGTGAGGGAGGAGGAGGTGAGAACACTGAGAGAGGCCAACGACAAACTACGAGTCGAGATTGATGACATAAAAGAGAGATTTGGTGAAAGTGAACCAGAAGTGCTCAAACAGGGGTTTGAAAAGAGGCAGCGAAAAGCTAGCGAGAGTCAAAATGAAGAAGAGTTGAACAAAAAAGGGCATAAACTACACCTCAAAGTGGAAGCCAGAACATCAGAAAGTAAAGATGAAGAACTGAGAAAACGGGAAGCAAGTCTAGAAGTCAAAGAAAGAAATATCGAGCAAAAGGAAGCGGAGCTCAAGTATTTGTTGAAAGCACTGGAAGGCAAACAGAAGGAGCTGAACTCTCACGGTCTAGACCTTCAGAAGAAGGTAAAGGGGCTGAAAGAGCAGGGCAAAGAGTTAAAGGACAAAGAGTGTCACTTGAGAAGTGAAGAACAGGGGCTGCTTGAGTGGAAGTCAGAATTAGAGACGCGGAACCAGCATGTGATCGAGACGATGCAACAGTTAGAGCAGATGAGAAAAAAGCTGATGGTGCTGCAGGAAAAACTTCAAAACAGAGAAAAAGATCTAAAGGTGTCGGCTGAAAAACTGACCACATGGCAGAAGTGCCTTGAAGAAAGGGAGGCAGAGCTGTGTGCAAAACAGGAAGTCTGCGAGAgtaagaaagagcagagaggtgaAGAGGTGACGGACTGGTTCGATTTTACGGATGCAGATTTTTGTGTGGATGTGGACGAGGAAGAGGTGTTTGAAACGGGAAAAGAAGCAGACAGAGGTAACATTCCGAAGACAGCACAGTCAGCTGCAGACAGTAAAACACTAAAAGAGATGGAGATGTTTGAGGAAACACAGGGGACGAGAGATAAAGGAGATAAACAGGAAATAGAAAGGACAAGTGCAGATTTTAAGGTGTTATCTCAGGGAAACATCAGGAACAAATATTCTTCTGGTTCAGATCTGCGGGTGGTACTGTTGGGGGAGATGTGGTCACCTCGCTCCCCTGCAGGAGTCACCACCATCCTGGGCAGGGAGGAGGTCCTAAAGCCTGTCAGATCCTCCTTCAGGTCTTGGAGAGGTCAGATAGCTGGGCGCCACCTCTCTGTTGTAGAACCGCTCGGGCTGAGGTGGAGAAACGGGCCAGACTCGCACACCAACTCAACACAGAAGAGGAGCCTCCTCAGCAGCCTCACCTGGTGTCACCCCGGACCCCACGCCGTCCTCCTGGTCATACCCGCCTTCCTGAACTGCACGCAGAAGTATAAACACGCAGTGGAGGAACATATGAGTTTGTTCGGGGAGGGGATTTGGCAGCGGACCATGGTGCTGTTCACGTGGGGGGAAACGTTAAGGGAGAGCGCAGAGCAGCACGTCCTCAGGAGCGGTGAGCTGATGGGGCTTGTGGAGCGATGCGGGGGCAGATATCACATACTGAGCAGCAAAAAAAGCCCCGCTACAGTCGAAGCATTATTAGAGAAGATAGAGGACatggctgcttccacacgcaGAGAGACGCATGTGGTGTAA